A DNA window from Synchiropus splendidus isolate RoL2022-P1 chromosome 2, RoL_Sspl_1.0, whole genome shotgun sequence contains the following coding sequences:
- the LOC128753910 gene encoding transcription activator BRG1-like isoform X1 produces MSSSDAPMGGTPRPGPSPGPGPSPGSMLGPSPGPSPGSSHGMMGPSPGPPTSGHPLTGTGGYPPDTLNPLHKNMEGLHEKSMSDESRFSQMKGPSLRQGGHSGMGPPPSPLDQHSQGYHSPLGGSDHSSPVPSNGPPSGPLLPSSSSSSSSVGPGSASTPLDGSSGEQHVMGSTNRPPGPPSSGSGPSPGPSLGSNVPSMGSGLEAGSLAGPGGATPFNQNQLHQLRAQIMAYKMLARGQPLPDHLQMAVQGKRPMPGMQQQPMSSLAPGGGPVGPGYGRIHGMMGPSMPPPGPSGSSLGIQGQNPNGPPKPWPEGPMVNAAAPSTAAQKLIPPQPTGRPSPAPPSVPPAASPVMPPQTQSPGQPPQPTPMMPYHTKQNRITPIQKPCGLDPVEILQEREYRLQARITHRIAELENLPGSLAGDLRTKATIELKALRLLNFQRQLRQEVVVCMRRDTALETALDAKAYKRSKRQSLREARITEKLEKQQKIEQERKRRQKHQEYLNSILQHAKDFKEYHRSITGKMQKLTKSVATYHANTEREQKKENERIEKERMRRLMAEDEEGYRKLIDQKKDKRLAYLLQQTDEYVANLTELVRAHKAAQALKEKKKKKKKKKKMENAEGPAPAMGPDGEPLDETSQMSDLPVKVIHVDSGNILTGVDAPKAGQLETWLEMNPGYEVAPRSDSEDSEEEEEEEQEEEEEPQPSTAPSEEKKKITDPDCEDVSEVDVQHIIENAKQDVDDEYSGAAFARGLQSYYAVAHAVTEKVDKQSSLLINGQLKQYQIKGLEWLVSLYNNNLNGILADEMGLGKTIQTIALITYLMEHKRLNGPYLIIVPLSTLSNWVYEFDKWAPTVVKVSYKGSPAARRAFVPQLRSGKFNVLLTTYEYIIKDKQVLAKIRWKYMIVDEGHRMKNHHCKLTQVLNTHYLAPRRVLLTGTPLQNKLPELWALLNFLLPTIFKSCSTFEQWFNAPFAMTGEKVDLNEEETILIIRRLHKVLRPFLLRRLKKEVEAQLPEKVEYVIKCDMSSLQRVLYRHMQAKGVLLTDGSEKDKKGKGGTKTLMNTIMQLRKICNHPYMFQQIEESFSEHLGFSGGIVQGPDLYRASGKFEVLDRILPKLRATNHKVLLFCQMTSLMTIMEDYFAYRSFKYLRLDGTTKAEDRGMLLKTFNDPESEYFIFLLSTRAGGLGLNLQSADTVVIFDSDWNPHQDLQAQDRAHRIGQQNEVRVLRLCTVNSVEEKILAAAKYKLNVDQKVIQAGMFDQKSSSHERRAFLQAILEHEEQDEVWGQEVCLRMNVCSSTCNTQVSEVNLLILCLPMFVCCIQEEDEVPDDETVNQMIARSEEEFDQFMRMDLDRRREEARNPRRKPRLMEEDELPTWIMKDDAEVERLTCEEEEEKMFGRGSRNRKEVDYSDSLTEKQWLKAIEEGTLDEVEEEVRHKKTTRKRKRGRDMDLPTPSSSRARVNLEKDDDGKRQRKRGRPPTEKLSPNPPGLTKKMRKIVDAMIKYKDSASGRQLSEVFIQLPSRKELPEYYELIRKPVDFRKIKERIRNHRYRSFGDLERDVMLLFQNAQTFNLEGSLIYEDSIVLQSVFTSLRQKVENEEESEGEESEEEEDELDEGSESESRSVKVKIRLNKKDKTGDRGKGRSRRGGRTRAKPVVSDDDSDEEQEEEPSLSASDEDS; encoded by the exons ATGTCCTCGTCAGACGCCCCAATGGGAGGGACCCCTCGTCCTGGGCCTTCCCCTGGACCTGGACCCTCTCCTGGGTCTATGCTGGGCCCCAGCCCTGGTCCATCTCCCGGTTCCTCTCATGGCATGATGGGCCCCAGTCCTGGCCCCCCGACCTCTGGACATCCACTGACAGGAACTGGTGGATACCCCCCAGACACCCTCAACCCTCTACACAAA AACATGGAGGGTCTTCACGAGAAGAGTATGAGTGATGAAAGCCGCTTCAGCCAGATGAAAGGTCCATCCCTGAGACAGGGTGGGCACAGCGGGATGGGACCGCCACCCAGTCCCCTGGACCAACACTCTCAAG GTTACCACTCTCCATTAGGTGGATCTGACCATTCAAGTCCAGTGCCATCAAACGGCCCCCCTTCTGGTCCTCTTCTGCCATCGTCATCCTCTTCGTCGTCCTCTGTTGGCCCTGGATCTGCCTCCACACCTCTGGATGGTTCTAGTGGAGAACAGCACGTGATGGGTTCCACCAACCGCCCTCCAGGCCCTCCCAGTTCGGGCTCAGGACCCAGTCCTGGACCTAGCCTTGGGTCAAATGTGCCCAGCATGGGATCTGGGCTTGAAGCGGGCAGCCTCGCTGGACCTGGTGGCGCCACACCTTTCAATCAAAATCAACTGCACCAGCTCAGAGCTCAGATAATGGCCTACAAGATGCTGGCCCGGGGCCAGCCTTTACCGGACCACCTTCAGATGGCTGTTCAAGGGAAGAGGCCGATGCCAGGCATGCAGCAGCAGCCCATGTCAAGCCTGGCTCCTGGAGGAGGACCTGTTGGTCCAGGCTACGGTCGAATACATG GAATGATGGGCCCGAGCATGCCACCACCTGGTCCATCTGGATCCTCACTTGGCATTCAAGGCCAAAACCCCAATGGCCCTCCCAAGCCCTGGCCTGAAG GTCCTATGGTGAACGCAGCGGCGCCCTCGACTGCCGCCCAAAAACTGATCCCCCCGCAACCAACTGGCCGGCCCTCCCCTGCGCCACCCTCAGTCCCTCCCGCTGCCTCCCCAGTGATGCCGCCCCAGACCCAGTCACCGGGCCAGCCTCCACAGCCCACGCCCATGATGCCTTACCACACCAAGCAAAATCGCATCACTCCCATTCAGAAACCCTGCGGCCTCGACCCAGTGGAGATTCTCCAAGAGAGAGAATACAG ATTACAGGCTAGAATCACTCATCGTATTGCTGAACTGGAGAACCTGCCGGGGTCTCTGGCTGGGGATTTACGAACCAAAGCTACCATAGAACTTAAAGCATTGCGACTTTTGAACTTCCAGAGACAG CTGCGGCAGGAAGTTGTGGTGTGTATGCGGCGTGACACCGCTTTAGAAACTGCCCTCGACGCCAAAGCTTACAAGAGAAGCAAACGTCAAAGCCTGCGTGAAGCTCGCATCACGGAGAaactggagaagcagcagaagatcGAACAGGAGCGCAAGCGAAGGCAGAAGCATCAG GAGTATCTGAACAGCATCCTTCAGCATGCCAAAGACTTCAAGGAGTACCATCGGTCCATCACCGGCAAGATGCAGAAGCTGACTAAGTCTGTAGCAACCTACCACGCCAACACTGagcgggagcagaagaaagagaATGAGCGCATagagaaagagaggatgagGAGACTCATG gcagaggatgaggagggtTACCGGAAACTGATTGACCAGAAGAAGGACAAGCGTCTGGCGTACCTCTTGCAGCAAACTGATGAATATGTGGCCAACCTCACTGAGCTAGTGAGAGCACACAAGGCTGCGCAGgcgctgaaggagaagaagaagaagaaaaagaagaagaagaag ATGGAGAATGCAGAAGGGCCAGCTCCTGCCATGGGGCCGGATGGAGAG CCTCTAGATGAGACCAGCCAGATGAGTGACTTGCCTGTGAAGGTCATCCATGTGGACAGTGGGAACATCTTGACTGGGGTTGATGCCCCCAAGGCTGGACAACTGGAGACCTGGCTGGAGATGAACCCAGG GTATGAGGTGGCTCCCCGGTCTGACAGTGaagacagtgaggaggaggaggaggaagag caggaggaagaagaggagcctCAGCCTTCAACAGCTCCGtctgaagagaagaagaagatcacagACCCTGACTGTGAAGACGTCTCTGAGGTTGACGTCCAACACATCATTGA GAATGCCAAGCAGGATGTAGATGATGAATACAGTGGAGCAGCGTTCGCCCGAGGGCTGCAGTCTTACTACGCCGTGGCTCACGCCGTCACAGAGAAGGTGGACAAACAGTCCAGTTTGTTGATCAATGGCCAGCTCAAACAGTACCAG ATTAAAGGACTGGAGTGGCTGGTTTCTCTCTACAACAACAACCTGAATGGCATTCTGGCCGATGAGATGGGGCTGGGAAAGACTATCCAGACCATCGCCCTCATCACGTACCTCATGGAGCACAAACGGCTGAACGGACCCTACCTCATCATCGTCCCGCTCTC GACTCTTTCTAACTGGGTCTATGAGTTCGACAAGTGGGCACCAACAGTGGTGAAGGTGTCCTACAAG GGCTCACCTGCTGCCAGAAGAGCCTTCGTTCCTCAACTGCGGAGCGGAAAGTTTAATGTTTTACTCACCACTTATGAGTATATTATCAAGGACAAGCAGGTCCTGGCTAAG ATCCGTTGGAAGTACATGATCGTGGACGAAGGCCACAGGATGAAGAACCATCACTGCAAGCTGACTCAAGTCCTTAACACCCACTACCTGGCTCCCAGGCGGGTGCTGCTGACCGGGACGCCGCTGCAGAACAAGCTCCCGGAGCTCTGGGCTCTCCTCAACTTCCTCCTGCCCACCATCTTCAAAAGCTGCAGCACATTCGAGCAGTGGTTCAACGCTCCTTTCGCCATGACGGGAGAGAAG GTGGACCTTAATGAGGAAGAGACCATCTTGATCATCCGTCGCCTCCATAAAGTGCTCCGTCCATTCCTGTTGCGCCGATTAAAGAAGGAAGTGGAGGCTCAGCTTCCAGAGAAG GTGGAGTATGTCATCAAGTGCGACATGTCGTCTCTCCAGAGGGTTCTGTACCGACACATGCAGGCCAAGGGCGTCCTGCTGACCGACGGCTCAGAGAAGGACAAGAAG GGAAAAGGAGGGACAAAGACACTGATGAACACCATCATGCAGTTGAGGAAGATCTGTAACCACCCATACATGTTCCAGCAGATAGAG GAGTCCTTCTCTGAGCATCTGGGTTTCTCCGGCGGGATAGTGCAGGG GCCGGACTTGTATCGAGCGTCAGGAAAGTTTGAGGTGTTGGATCGGATTCTCCCCAAGCTGAGAGCGACGAACCATAAAGTGCTGCTGTTCTGccagatgacatcactcatgACTATCATGGAAGACTACTTTGCCTACCGCAGCTTTAAATACCTGCGTTTGGATG GTACCACCAAGGCTGAAGACCGGGGCATGCTTTTAAAGACCTTCAACGACCCAGAGTCAGAGTACTTTATCTTCCTCTTAAGTACCAGAGCTGGAGGTCTGGGTCTCAATCTGCAGTCTGCCGACACTGTAGTGATTTTCGATTCGGACTGGAATCCTCACCAG GACCTGCAGGCCCAGGACCGAGCTCACCGTATCGGCCAGCAGAACGAGGTGCGCGTACTGCGCCTCTGCACCGTTAACAGCGTTGAGGAGAAAATCTTGGCTGCTGCCAAGTACAAGCTCAACGTGGACCAGAAGGTCATTCAGGCTGGCATGTTTGACCAGAAGTCCTCCAGCCACGAGCGAAGGGCCTTCTTGCAGGCCATTCTGGAGCATGAGGAGCAAGACGAGGTCTGGGGTCAGGAAGTGTGTCTACGCATGAATGTGTGTTCGAGCACCTGCAACACACAAGTCAGTGAAGTTAACTTGCTTATACTCTGTTTgccaatgtttgtttgttgtattcaggaggaggacgaggtgcCTGACGACGAGACGGTCAACCAGATGATCGCTAGAAGTGAGGAGGAGTTCGACCAGTTCATG CGTATGGACTTGGACCGTCGGCGTGAGGAGGCTCGTAACCCTCGCCGTAAACCCcgactgatggaggaggatgagctccCCACCTGGATCATGAAGGACGATGCTGAGGTTGAGCGTCTGACttgcgaggaggaagaggagaaaatgTTTGGTCGAGGTTCCAGGAATCGAAAGGAAGTGGACTACAGCGACTCCCTCACTGAGAAGCAGTGGCTAAAG GCAATTGAGGAAGGCACATTGGACGAGGTAGAAGAAGAGGTGCGCCACAAGAAGACCACGCGCAAGAGAAAGCGAGGCCGAGACATGGATCTGCCCACGCCCTCTTCGTCCAGGGCGCGAGTCAACCTGGAGAAAGATGACGACGGGAAGAGGCAGCGGAAAAGAGGGAGACCTCCCACAGAGAAACTTTCACCTAACCCCCCGGGCCTCACAAAGAAGATGAGGAAAATAGTGGATGCAATGATCAAGTACAAAGACAG CGCCAGTGGACGTCAGCTGAGCGAGGTTTTTATCCAGCTCCCGTCTCGTAAAGAGCTTCCAGAGTACTATGAGCTTATTCGCAAGCCGGTGGACTTCAGGAAGATCAAG GAGAGGATTCGAAATCATCGCTATCGCAGCTTCGGTGACCTGGAGAGAGACGTCATGCTGCTTTTCCAAAATGCCCAGACATTTAACCTGGAAGGATCACTG ATATACGAAGACTCCATCGTGCTCCAGTCTGTCTTCACCAGCctgaggcagaaggtggagaacgAGGAAGAGAGTGAGGGCGAagagagcgaggaagaggaggatgagctgGATGAGGGATCTGAGTCTGAAT CTCGTTCTGTGAAGGTGAAGATTCGTCTCAACAAGAAGGATAAAACTGGGGATCGTGGGAAGGGGCGCAGTCGGCGCGGGGGACGCACCAGAGCCAAACCTGTTGTCAGTGACGACGACTCTGATGAAGAACAAGAAGAG GAGCCTTCTCTTAGTGCATCTGATGAAGACTCCTGA
- the LOC128753910 gene encoding transcription activator BRG1-like isoform X2 — MSSSDAPMGGTPRPGPSPGPGPSPGSMLGPSPGPSPGSSHGMMGPSPGPPTSGHPLTGTGGYPPDTLNPLHKNMEGLHEKSMSDESRFSQMKGPSLRQGGHSGMGPPPSPLDQHSQGYHSPLGGSDHSSPVPSNGPPSGPLLPSSSSSSSSVGPGSASTPLDGSSGEQHVMGSTNRPPGPPSSGSGPSPGPSLGSNVPSMGSGLEAGSLAGPGGATPFNQNQLHQLRAQIMAYKMLARGQPLPDHLQMAVQGKRPMPGMQQQPMSSLAPGGGPVGPGYGRIHGMMGPSMPPPGPSGSSLGIQGQNPNGPPKPWPEGPMVNAAAPSTAAQKLIPPQPTGRPSPAPPSVPPAASPVMPPQTQSPGQPPQPTPMMPYHTKQNRITPIQKPCGLDPVEILQEREYRLQARITHRIAELENLPGSLAGDLRTKATIELKALRLLNFQRQLRQEVVVCMRRDTALETALDAKAYKRSKRQSLREARITEKLEKQQKIEQERKRRQKHQEYLNSILQHAKDFKEYHRSITGKMQKLTKSVATYHANTEREQKKENERIEKERMRRLMAEDEEGYRKLIDQKKDKRLAYLLQQTDEYVANLTELVRAHKAAQALKEKKKKKKKKKKMENAEGPAPAMGPDGEPLDETSQMSDLPVKVIHVDSGNILTGVDAPKAGQLETWLEMNPGYEVAPRSDSEDSEEEEEEEEEEEEPQPSTAPSEEKKKITDPDCEDVSEVDVQHIIENAKQDVDDEYSGAAFARGLQSYYAVAHAVTEKVDKQSSLLINGQLKQYQIKGLEWLVSLYNNNLNGILADEMGLGKTIQTIALITYLMEHKRLNGPYLIIVPLSTLSNWVYEFDKWAPTVVKVSYKGSPAARRAFVPQLRSGKFNVLLTTYEYIIKDKQVLAKIRWKYMIVDEGHRMKNHHCKLTQVLNTHYLAPRRVLLTGTPLQNKLPELWALLNFLLPTIFKSCSTFEQWFNAPFAMTGEKVDLNEEETILIIRRLHKVLRPFLLRRLKKEVEAQLPEKVEYVIKCDMSSLQRVLYRHMQAKGVLLTDGSEKDKKGKGGTKTLMNTIMQLRKICNHPYMFQQIEESFSEHLGFSGGIVQGPDLYRASGKFEVLDRILPKLRATNHKVLLFCQMTSLMTIMEDYFAYRSFKYLRLDGTTKAEDRGMLLKTFNDPESEYFIFLLSTRAGGLGLNLQSADTVVIFDSDWNPHQDLQAQDRAHRIGQQNEVRVLRLCTVNSVEEKILAAAKYKLNVDQKVIQAGMFDQKSSSHERRAFLQAILEHEEQDEVWGQEVCLRMNVCSSTCNTQVSEVNLLILCLPMFVCCIQEEDEVPDDETVNQMIARSEEEFDQFMRMDLDRRREEARNPRRKPRLMEEDELPTWIMKDDAEVERLTCEEEEEKMFGRGSRNRKEVDYSDSLTEKQWLKAIEEGTLDEVEEEVRHKKTTRKRKRGRDMDLPTPSSSRARVNLEKDDDGKRQRKRGRPPTEKLSPNPPGLTKKMRKIVDAMIKYKDSASGRQLSEVFIQLPSRKELPEYYELIRKPVDFRKIKERIRNHRYRSFGDLERDVMLLFQNAQTFNLEGSLIYEDSIVLQSVFTSLRQKVENEEESEGEESEEEEDELDEGSESESRSVKVKIRLNKKDKTGDRGKGRSRRGGRTRAKPVVSDDDSDEEQEEEPSLSASDEDS, encoded by the exons ATGTCCTCGTCAGACGCCCCAATGGGAGGGACCCCTCGTCCTGGGCCTTCCCCTGGACCTGGACCCTCTCCTGGGTCTATGCTGGGCCCCAGCCCTGGTCCATCTCCCGGTTCCTCTCATGGCATGATGGGCCCCAGTCCTGGCCCCCCGACCTCTGGACATCCACTGACAGGAACTGGTGGATACCCCCCAGACACCCTCAACCCTCTACACAAA AACATGGAGGGTCTTCACGAGAAGAGTATGAGTGATGAAAGCCGCTTCAGCCAGATGAAAGGTCCATCCCTGAGACAGGGTGGGCACAGCGGGATGGGACCGCCACCCAGTCCCCTGGACCAACACTCTCAAG GTTACCACTCTCCATTAGGTGGATCTGACCATTCAAGTCCAGTGCCATCAAACGGCCCCCCTTCTGGTCCTCTTCTGCCATCGTCATCCTCTTCGTCGTCCTCTGTTGGCCCTGGATCTGCCTCCACACCTCTGGATGGTTCTAGTGGAGAACAGCACGTGATGGGTTCCACCAACCGCCCTCCAGGCCCTCCCAGTTCGGGCTCAGGACCCAGTCCTGGACCTAGCCTTGGGTCAAATGTGCCCAGCATGGGATCTGGGCTTGAAGCGGGCAGCCTCGCTGGACCTGGTGGCGCCACACCTTTCAATCAAAATCAACTGCACCAGCTCAGAGCTCAGATAATGGCCTACAAGATGCTGGCCCGGGGCCAGCCTTTACCGGACCACCTTCAGATGGCTGTTCAAGGGAAGAGGCCGATGCCAGGCATGCAGCAGCAGCCCATGTCAAGCCTGGCTCCTGGAGGAGGACCTGTTGGTCCAGGCTACGGTCGAATACATG GAATGATGGGCCCGAGCATGCCACCACCTGGTCCATCTGGATCCTCACTTGGCATTCAAGGCCAAAACCCCAATGGCCCTCCCAAGCCCTGGCCTGAAG GTCCTATGGTGAACGCAGCGGCGCCCTCGACTGCCGCCCAAAAACTGATCCCCCCGCAACCAACTGGCCGGCCCTCCCCTGCGCCACCCTCAGTCCCTCCCGCTGCCTCCCCAGTGATGCCGCCCCAGACCCAGTCACCGGGCCAGCCTCCACAGCCCACGCCCATGATGCCTTACCACACCAAGCAAAATCGCATCACTCCCATTCAGAAACCCTGCGGCCTCGACCCAGTGGAGATTCTCCAAGAGAGAGAATACAG ATTACAGGCTAGAATCACTCATCGTATTGCTGAACTGGAGAACCTGCCGGGGTCTCTGGCTGGGGATTTACGAACCAAAGCTACCATAGAACTTAAAGCATTGCGACTTTTGAACTTCCAGAGACAG CTGCGGCAGGAAGTTGTGGTGTGTATGCGGCGTGACACCGCTTTAGAAACTGCCCTCGACGCCAAAGCTTACAAGAGAAGCAAACGTCAAAGCCTGCGTGAAGCTCGCATCACGGAGAaactggagaagcagcagaagatcGAACAGGAGCGCAAGCGAAGGCAGAAGCATCAG GAGTATCTGAACAGCATCCTTCAGCATGCCAAAGACTTCAAGGAGTACCATCGGTCCATCACCGGCAAGATGCAGAAGCTGACTAAGTCTGTAGCAACCTACCACGCCAACACTGagcgggagcagaagaaagagaATGAGCGCATagagaaagagaggatgagGAGACTCATG gcagaggatgaggagggtTACCGGAAACTGATTGACCAGAAGAAGGACAAGCGTCTGGCGTACCTCTTGCAGCAAACTGATGAATATGTGGCCAACCTCACTGAGCTAGTGAGAGCACACAAGGCTGCGCAGgcgctgaaggagaagaagaagaagaaaaagaagaagaagaag ATGGAGAATGCAGAAGGGCCAGCTCCTGCCATGGGGCCGGATGGAGAG CCTCTAGATGAGACCAGCCAGATGAGTGACTTGCCTGTGAAGGTCATCCATGTGGACAGTGGGAACATCTTGACTGGGGTTGATGCCCCCAAGGCTGGACAACTGGAGACCTGGCTGGAGATGAACCCAGG GTATGAGGTGGCTCCCCGGTCTGACAGTGaagacagtgaggaggaggaggaggaagag gaggaagaagaggagcctCAGCCTTCAACAGCTCCGtctgaagagaagaagaagatcacagACCCTGACTGTGAAGACGTCTCTGAGGTTGACGTCCAACACATCATTGA GAATGCCAAGCAGGATGTAGATGATGAATACAGTGGAGCAGCGTTCGCCCGAGGGCTGCAGTCTTACTACGCCGTGGCTCACGCCGTCACAGAGAAGGTGGACAAACAGTCCAGTTTGTTGATCAATGGCCAGCTCAAACAGTACCAG ATTAAAGGACTGGAGTGGCTGGTTTCTCTCTACAACAACAACCTGAATGGCATTCTGGCCGATGAGATGGGGCTGGGAAAGACTATCCAGACCATCGCCCTCATCACGTACCTCATGGAGCACAAACGGCTGAACGGACCCTACCTCATCATCGTCCCGCTCTC GACTCTTTCTAACTGGGTCTATGAGTTCGACAAGTGGGCACCAACAGTGGTGAAGGTGTCCTACAAG GGCTCACCTGCTGCCAGAAGAGCCTTCGTTCCTCAACTGCGGAGCGGAAAGTTTAATGTTTTACTCACCACTTATGAGTATATTATCAAGGACAAGCAGGTCCTGGCTAAG ATCCGTTGGAAGTACATGATCGTGGACGAAGGCCACAGGATGAAGAACCATCACTGCAAGCTGACTCAAGTCCTTAACACCCACTACCTGGCTCCCAGGCGGGTGCTGCTGACCGGGACGCCGCTGCAGAACAAGCTCCCGGAGCTCTGGGCTCTCCTCAACTTCCTCCTGCCCACCATCTTCAAAAGCTGCAGCACATTCGAGCAGTGGTTCAACGCTCCTTTCGCCATGACGGGAGAGAAG GTGGACCTTAATGAGGAAGAGACCATCTTGATCATCCGTCGCCTCCATAAAGTGCTCCGTCCATTCCTGTTGCGCCGATTAAAGAAGGAAGTGGAGGCTCAGCTTCCAGAGAAG GTGGAGTATGTCATCAAGTGCGACATGTCGTCTCTCCAGAGGGTTCTGTACCGACACATGCAGGCCAAGGGCGTCCTGCTGACCGACGGCTCAGAGAAGGACAAGAAG GGAAAAGGAGGGACAAAGACACTGATGAACACCATCATGCAGTTGAGGAAGATCTGTAACCACCCATACATGTTCCAGCAGATAGAG GAGTCCTTCTCTGAGCATCTGGGTTTCTCCGGCGGGATAGTGCAGGG GCCGGACTTGTATCGAGCGTCAGGAAAGTTTGAGGTGTTGGATCGGATTCTCCCCAAGCTGAGAGCGACGAACCATAAAGTGCTGCTGTTCTGccagatgacatcactcatgACTATCATGGAAGACTACTTTGCCTACCGCAGCTTTAAATACCTGCGTTTGGATG GTACCACCAAGGCTGAAGACCGGGGCATGCTTTTAAAGACCTTCAACGACCCAGAGTCAGAGTACTTTATCTTCCTCTTAAGTACCAGAGCTGGAGGTCTGGGTCTCAATCTGCAGTCTGCCGACACTGTAGTGATTTTCGATTCGGACTGGAATCCTCACCAG GACCTGCAGGCCCAGGACCGAGCTCACCGTATCGGCCAGCAGAACGAGGTGCGCGTACTGCGCCTCTGCACCGTTAACAGCGTTGAGGAGAAAATCTTGGCTGCTGCCAAGTACAAGCTCAACGTGGACCAGAAGGTCATTCAGGCTGGCATGTTTGACCAGAAGTCCTCCAGCCACGAGCGAAGGGCCTTCTTGCAGGCCATTCTGGAGCATGAGGAGCAAGACGAGGTCTGGGGTCAGGAAGTGTGTCTACGCATGAATGTGTGTTCGAGCACCTGCAACACACAAGTCAGTGAAGTTAACTTGCTTATACTCTGTTTgccaatgtttgtttgttgtattcaggaggaggacgaggtgcCTGACGACGAGACGGTCAACCAGATGATCGCTAGAAGTGAGGAGGAGTTCGACCAGTTCATG CGTATGGACTTGGACCGTCGGCGTGAGGAGGCTCGTAACCCTCGCCGTAAACCCcgactgatggaggaggatgagctccCCACCTGGATCATGAAGGACGATGCTGAGGTTGAGCGTCTGACttgcgaggaggaagaggagaaaatgTTTGGTCGAGGTTCCAGGAATCGAAAGGAAGTGGACTACAGCGACTCCCTCACTGAGAAGCAGTGGCTAAAG GCAATTGAGGAAGGCACATTGGACGAGGTAGAAGAAGAGGTGCGCCACAAGAAGACCACGCGCAAGAGAAAGCGAGGCCGAGACATGGATCTGCCCACGCCCTCTTCGTCCAGGGCGCGAGTCAACCTGGAGAAAGATGACGACGGGAAGAGGCAGCGGAAAAGAGGGAGACCTCCCACAGAGAAACTTTCACCTAACCCCCCGGGCCTCACAAAGAAGATGAGGAAAATAGTGGATGCAATGATCAAGTACAAAGACAG CGCCAGTGGACGTCAGCTGAGCGAGGTTTTTATCCAGCTCCCGTCTCGTAAAGAGCTTCCAGAGTACTATGAGCTTATTCGCAAGCCGGTGGACTTCAGGAAGATCAAG GAGAGGATTCGAAATCATCGCTATCGCAGCTTCGGTGACCTGGAGAGAGACGTCATGCTGCTTTTCCAAAATGCCCAGACATTTAACCTGGAAGGATCACTG ATATACGAAGACTCCATCGTGCTCCAGTCTGTCTTCACCAGCctgaggcagaaggtggagaacgAGGAAGAGAGTGAGGGCGAagagagcgaggaagaggaggatgagctgGATGAGGGATCTGAGTCTGAAT CTCGTTCTGTGAAGGTGAAGATTCGTCTCAACAAGAAGGATAAAACTGGGGATCGTGGGAAGGGGCGCAGTCGGCGCGGGGGACGCACCAGAGCCAAACCTGTTGTCAGTGACGACGACTCTGATGAAGAACAAGAAGAG GAGCCTTCTCTTAGTGCATCTGATGAAGACTCCTGA